In Georgenia soli, a genomic segment contains:
- a CDS encoding maltokinase N-terminal cap-like domain-containing protein, translating into MATLDPPFSQLLPAWMARQRWYTGKGTEPSLERVGGLRLQDPAGEVGVEVHLVRDVGGAAPVLYQVPLTYRGAPLAGHDDALVATTEHSDLGTRWVYDACHDPVGAAALLRTVTEELELAPDGPPGTGRARGHRTGLLPALTVRGSRVLRGEQSNTSIIFDTVDPDDGDERPVILKLFRVLHAGRNPDVEVQQALAHAGSTRVPRPVGDLLGQWPSPDGAHQLSGHLALAQEFLPGAPDAWRVALDALERGEDLAPRARALGEATAEVHATLAAVLPTAEPDEAARAETLRGWRARYATACEHVPDLAARAEQVEALLQAGASAWWPRLQRIHGDYHLGQVLDVPGRGWVLLDFEGEPLRPLAERTLPDLPQRDVAGMLRSFDYAAGSVPAADGQQWAHRAREAFLDGYAHISRSDPRDEPALLHALELDKALYEVTYEARNRPDWLHIPLAGVERILGA; encoded by the coding sequence ATGGCCACTCTCGACCCACCGTTCTCCCAGCTGCTGCCGGCGTGGATGGCGCGCCAGCGCTGGTACACCGGCAAGGGGACCGAGCCCAGCCTCGAGCGCGTCGGGGGCCTGCGGCTGCAGGACCCGGCCGGCGAGGTCGGCGTCGAGGTCCACCTCGTCCGGGACGTGGGCGGCGCGGCGCCGGTGCTCTACCAGGTGCCGCTGACCTACCGCGGTGCGCCGCTGGCCGGCCACGACGACGCGCTCGTCGCCACCACCGAGCACTCCGACCTGGGGACGCGGTGGGTCTACGACGCCTGCCACGACCCCGTCGGCGCGGCCGCGCTGCTGCGCACCGTGACCGAGGAGCTCGAGCTCGCGCCCGACGGGCCCCCGGGGACCGGCCGCGCCCGCGGCCACCGCACCGGGCTGCTGCCCGCGCTGACGGTGCGCGGCTCACGCGTGCTGCGCGGCGAGCAGTCGAACACCTCCATCATCTTCGACACGGTCGACCCCGACGACGGCGACGAGCGGCCGGTGATCCTCAAGCTGTTCCGGGTGCTCCACGCCGGCCGCAACCCCGACGTGGAGGTCCAGCAGGCCCTCGCCCACGCCGGCTCGACCCGCGTGCCGCGCCCGGTCGGCGACCTGCTGGGCCAGTGGCCCTCGCCCGACGGCGCGCACCAGCTCTCCGGGCACCTCGCCCTCGCCCAGGAGTTCCTCCCCGGTGCGCCCGACGCCTGGCGGGTCGCGCTCGACGCGCTCGAGCGCGGCGAGGACCTCGCCCCGCGCGCCCGCGCGCTCGGGGAGGCGACCGCCGAGGTCCACGCCACCCTCGCCGCGGTCCTGCCCACGGCGGAGCCCGACGAGGCCGCGCGCGCGGAGACGCTGAGGGGCTGGCGCGCGCGGTACGCCACCGCGTGCGAGCACGTGCCCGACCTCGCCGCCCGCGCCGAGCAGGTGGAGGCCCTCCTCCAGGCCGGCGCGTCGGCCTGGTGGCCGCGGCTGCAGCGCATCCACGGCGACTACCACCTCGGGCAGGTCCTCGACGTCCCCGGCCGCGGCTGGGTGCTGCTCGACTTCGAGGGCGAGCCGCTGCGCCCGCTCGCCGAGCGGACGCTGCCCGACCTGCCGCAGCGGGACGTGGCGGGCATGCTGCGCTCCTTCGACTACGCCGCCGGCTCCGTGCCGGCGGCCGACGGGCAGCAGTGGGCCCACCGCGCCCGGGAGGCGTTCCTCGACGGCTACGCCCACATCTCCCGGAGCGACCCGCGGGACGAGCCGGCCCTGCTGCACGCCCTCGAGCTCGACAAGGCCCTGTACGAGGTGACCTACGAGGCGCGCAACAGGCCGGACTGGCTGCACATACCCCTCGCGGGGGTCGAACGCATCCTCGGGGCCTGA
- a CDS encoding tetratricopeptide repeat protein has product MSEPTPGMNLYGAVDLSSLATPRQTAPGGPGAPGAPGAAGGGAGAAVPGEIVVKVTAATFGETVQLSTQVPVLVDLYSARSAASGQLTPVLEKLALEYGGRFQLAQVDVDADAQIAAAFQVQSVPTVVAVVGGQPIPLFQGAYPEEQIRQVLDEVLRIAAQNGVTGVLSPGEEPAAEEPAEPPLPPLHAEALEAIERGDLDAAEAAYTRALKENPGDEEARAALLQVQLIRRVDHDDPEEVLAAAAAAAPGDVAAHLAAADVEAATGRFGAAFERLVRVVRATSGDEREQVRVRLLELFEIAGPTHPDVSPARRALASALY; this is encoded by the coding sequence ATGAGCGAGCCCACGCCTGGTATGAACCTCTACGGCGCCGTCGACCTGTCGTCGTTGGCGACGCCGCGGCAGACCGCCCCGGGCGGTCCGGGCGCCCCTGGCGCACCCGGCGCGGCAGGGGGCGGGGCCGGCGCCGCGGTCCCGGGCGAGATCGTCGTGAAGGTGACCGCGGCGACCTTCGGCGAGACGGTCCAGCTCTCGACCCAGGTGCCGGTCCTCGTGGACCTGTACTCCGCGCGCTCGGCCGCGTCCGGGCAGCTGACCCCGGTGCTGGAGAAGCTCGCCCTCGAGTACGGGGGCCGGTTCCAGCTGGCCCAGGTCGACGTCGACGCGGACGCGCAGATCGCGGCGGCCTTCCAGGTGCAGTCCGTGCCGACCGTCGTCGCGGTCGTCGGCGGGCAGCCGATCCCCCTGTTCCAGGGGGCCTACCCCGAGGAGCAGATCCGGCAGGTGCTGGACGAGGTGCTGCGCATCGCCGCCCAGAACGGCGTCACCGGCGTGCTGTCCCCGGGCGAGGAGCCCGCTGCGGAGGAACCCGCCGAGCCGCCGCTCCCGCCGCTGCACGCCGAGGCCCTCGAGGCGATCGAGCGCGGCGACCTGGACGCGGCCGAGGCCGCCTACACCAGGGCGCTGAAGGAGAACCCGGGCGACGAGGAGGCGCGGGCGGCGCTGCTGCAGGTGCAGCTGATCCGCCGGGTGGACCACGACGACCCCGAGGAGGTCCTCGCCGCCGCGGCCGCCGCGGCGCCGGGCGACGTGGCCGCCCACCTCGCGGCCGCCGACGTCGAGGCCGCCACCGGCCGGTTCGGGGCCGCCTTCGAGCGGCTGGTGCGGGTCGTCCGGGCGACGTCCGGCGACGAGCGCGAGCAGGTCCGCGTCCGGCTCCTCGAGCTGTTCGAGATCGCCGGACCCACTCACCCGGACGTCAGCCCGGCCCGCCGGGCGCTGGCAAGCGCGCTGTACTAG
- a CDS encoding alpha/beta fold hydrolase — MTARLSLTRNGPDEAVPLVLLHAFPLDRRMWDDVLAELDDLPVITLDAPGFGSSPATEELAEAFGAPSEPTLTLYADAVAGTLREAGVDRAVVAGLSMGGYATLALAERHPDLLAGVGLLDTRAAPDPEAAREDRLRVAEEAAGPKGAGAVAPMIGKVLGTTSHAERPEVVEKVRGWLAEAPPSGIAWAQRAMAARPDRLAALEALDVPALVLRGAEDLQSSQDDAESMASALRDVEVVVVPRAGHLSAVEQPQEVATALRALRERCLRA, encoded by the coding sequence ATGACTGCACGGCTCTCGCTGACCCGCAACGGACCCGACGAAGCGGTGCCCCTGGTGCTGCTCCACGCGTTCCCGCTCGACCGCCGCATGTGGGACGACGTCCTCGCCGAGCTCGACGACCTGCCGGTGATCACCCTGGACGCCCCCGGCTTCGGGAGCTCGCCCGCCACGGAGGAGCTCGCCGAGGCGTTCGGCGCGCCGTCGGAGCCCACGCTGACCCTGTACGCCGACGCGGTCGCAGGCACCCTGCGCGAGGCGGGCGTGGACCGGGCCGTGGTCGCCGGCCTGTCGATGGGCGGCTACGCCACCCTGGCGCTCGCGGAGCGGCACCCTGACCTGTTGGCGGGCGTCGGCCTGCTGGACACCCGGGCAGCGCCCGACCCCGAGGCCGCGAGGGAGGACCGCCTGCGCGTCGCCGAGGAGGCCGCCGGTCCGAAGGGCGCGGGAGCCGTGGCGCCGATGATCGGCAAGGTCCTCGGGACGACGTCGCACGCGGAACGACCCGAGGTGGTCGAGAAGGTGCGCGGCTGGCTCGCCGAGGCTCCGCCGTCGGGGATCGCCTGGGCCCAGCGTGCGATGGCGGCCCGGCCGGACCGGCTCGCCGCGCTGGAGGCGCTCGACGTGCCGGCGCTCGTGCTGCGCGGCGCCGAGGACCTCCAGAGCTCGCAGGACGACGCGGAGTCCATGGCGTCGGCGCTGCGCGACGTCGAGGTCGTCGTCGTGCCGCGGGCCGGGCATCTCAGCGCGGTCGAGCAGCCCCAGGAGGTGGCCACCGCCCTGCGCGCGCTGCGCGAGCGGTGCCTGCGGGCCTGA
- a CDS encoding N-acetylglucosamine-6-phosphate deacetylase, which translates to MAELTVVRGRVVTPERVIDDGAVVLDGTTIAWVGPTAEAEAAGFPAVAGTPAAEPGVLVLPGLVDLHCHGGGGASFPDATSPEDVLRAVHEHRRHGTTSLVASLVTAAPGTLRDGVRLLADLADAGEIAGIHLEGPFLSTVRCGAQDPDLIIEPDPALTAELLEVGRGHVVTMTVAPEHPGNRDGVAAALVDGGALPSWGHTDAGPEDTRAALEAGAALLASAENPRSGRATVTHLFNGMHPLHHRDPGPIGEFLAAARRGGAVVELIGDGTHLHPAVVREVHELVGRDNAVLVTDAMAAAGMPDGAYRLGSQDVTVAGGVARLSGGGSIAGGTAHLLDVVRTTADGGVPLLDAVYMASAGPARVLGDPTVGALEPGRRADLLVTDAELRPLRVIRHGQEVTA; encoded by the coding sequence ATGGCTGAGCTGACGGTGGTTCGCGGCCGGGTGGTCACCCCGGAGCGCGTGATCGACGACGGCGCCGTCGTCCTGGACGGCACCACGATCGCCTGGGTGGGTCCCACGGCCGAGGCGGAGGCCGCCGGCTTCCCCGCCGTCGCGGGGACGCCCGCCGCCGAGCCCGGCGTCCTGGTGCTGCCCGGCCTCGTCGACCTGCACTGCCACGGCGGCGGCGGCGCGTCCTTCCCCGACGCCACGAGCCCCGAGGACGTCCTGCGGGCGGTCCACGAGCACCGCCGCCACGGCACGACCTCCCTCGTCGCCTCCCTCGTCACCGCCGCGCCGGGCACGCTGCGCGACGGTGTACGCCTCCTCGCCGACCTCGCCGACGCCGGGGAGATCGCCGGCATCCACCTCGAGGGGCCGTTCCTGTCGACGGTGCGCTGCGGTGCCCAGGACCCGGACCTCATCATCGAGCCGGACCCGGCGCTGACGGCGGAGCTGCTGGAGGTCGGCCGCGGTCACGTGGTCACCATGACGGTGGCGCCCGAGCACCCCGGGAACCGCGACGGCGTCGCCGCGGCGCTGGTCGACGGCGGTGCGCTCCCCTCCTGGGGGCACACCGACGCCGGCCCCGAGGACACCCGGGCCGCCCTGGAGGCCGGCGCGGCGCTCCTCGCGTCCGCCGAGAACCCGCGGTCCGGCCGCGCGACCGTGACCCACCTGTTCAACGGCATGCACCCGCTGCACCACCGCGACCCCGGGCCCATCGGGGAGTTCCTCGCCGCCGCCCGCCGTGGCGGCGCCGTCGTCGAGCTCATCGGAGACGGCACCCACCTGCACCCGGCCGTCGTCCGGGAGGTCCACGAGCTCGTCGGCCGGGACAACGCCGTTCTCGTCACCGACGCCATGGCGGCCGCCGGGATGCCCGACGGCGCCTACCGGCTCGGCTCGCAGGACGTCACCGTTGCCGGGGGAGTGGCCCGGCTGAGCGGCGGCGGCTCGATCGCCGGCGGCACCGCCCACCTCCTCGACGTCGTGCGCACCACCGCCGACGGCGGCGTCCCGCTCCTGGACGCCGTCTACATGGCGTCCGCCGGCCCGGCCCGCGTCCTCGGCGACCCCACCGTCGGCGCCCTCGAGCCGGGGCGCCGCGCCGACCTGCTCGTCACGGACGCCGAGCTGCGTCCGCTCCGCGTCATCCGCCACGGCCAGGAGGTCACCGCATGA
- a CDS encoding GNAT family N-acetyltransferase, protein MPDQKPSARIRPATVLDAPAVAAVHLRCWRETYGEKIPADVYAEREAAGPGEWERLLSDPDGPTVWLAHRDGEAVGFAMAVAPGAGHVRPLELRLLHVVAQEHGRRTGTHLLQLAVGDAPCQVWVEEGNAHAQGFFRHHGFELDGERRTVAARGSLTEVRMLR, encoded by the coding sequence ATGCCCGACCAGAAACCCTCCGCGCGGATCCGTCCCGCGACCGTGCTCGACGCGCCGGCCGTCGCGGCGGTGCACCTGCGCTGCTGGCGCGAGACCTACGGCGAGAAGATCCCCGCGGACGTGTACGCCGAGCGCGAGGCCGCGGGGCCCGGCGAGTGGGAGCGGCTGCTCTCCGACCCCGACGGCCCCACCGTCTGGCTGGCGCACCGTGACGGGGAGGCGGTGGGGTTCGCGATGGCGGTCGCGCCCGGCGCCGGCCACGTGCGCCCGCTGGAGCTGCGTCTGCTCCACGTCGTCGCGCAGGAGCACGGGCGCCGCACGGGCACCCACCTGCTCCAGCTCGCCGTCGGGGACGCCCCGTGCCAGGTCTGGGTGGAGGAGGGGAACGCCCACGCGCAGGGCTTCTTCCGCCACCACGGCTTCGAGCTCGACGGCGAACGGCGCACCGTGGCGGCGCGCGGCTCCCTCACCGAGGTCCGGATGCTGCGCTGA
- the nucS gene encoding endonuclease NucS, with product MRVVIATCSVDYSGRLDAHLPLATRLLMVKADGSVLVHSDGGSYKPLNWMSPPCRLVVEEAEGPDAEHGVREVWTVQNTKTDDRLVVRIHEIVADHSAELGVDPGLVKDGVEAHLQKLLAEQIDLLGPGHQLVRREYPTAIGPVDIMAKDPSGVSVAVEIKRRGDIDGVEQLTRYLELLNRDPLLAPVRGVFAAQEIKPQARVLATDRDIRCVVLDYDAMRGLDDVESRLF from the coding sequence GTGCGCGTCGTCATCGCCACCTGCTCCGTGGACTACTCCGGGCGTCTCGACGCCCACCTGCCCCTGGCCACCCGCCTGCTCATGGTGAAGGCGGACGGCTCGGTGCTCGTGCACTCCGACGGCGGCTCCTACAAGCCGTTGAACTGGATGAGCCCGCCGTGCCGGCTGGTCGTGGAGGAGGCGGAGGGCCCCGACGCGGAGCACGGTGTGCGCGAGGTCTGGACGGTGCAGAACACCAAGACGGACGACCGGCTGGTGGTGCGCATCCACGAGATCGTCGCCGACCACTCCGCCGAGCTCGGCGTGGACCCCGGCCTGGTCAAGGACGGCGTGGAGGCGCACCTGCAGAAGCTGCTCGCCGAGCAGATCGACCTCCTGGGACCCGGGCACCAGCTGGTGCGCCGCGAGTACCCGACGGCGATCGGCCCCGTCGACATCATGGCCAAGGACCCGTCCGGGGTGTCCGTGGCCGTCGAGATCAAGCGCCGCGGCGACATCGACGGCGTCGAGCAGCTCACCCGTTACCTCGAGCTGCTCAACCGCGACCCGCTGCTGGCCCCCGTCCGCGGCGTGTTCGCCGCGCAGGAGATCAAGCCGCAGGCGCGGGTCCTGGCGACCGACCGGGACATCCGGTGCGTCGTGCTGGACTACGACGCGATGCGCGGCCTGGACGACGTCGAGTCCCGCCTCTTCTGA
- a CDS encoding GH1 family beta-glucosidase yields MSPRTFPESFVWGAATAAYQIEGAASEGGRGPSIWDTFSHTPGRTVNGDTGDVAADHYHRWREDVALMTELGLDAYRLSISWPRVQPGGRGDLNPEGVAFYRDLVDALLEAGINPVVTLYHWDLPQELEDEGGWTNRATAYAFAEYARAMARELGDRVEVWTTLNEPWCSAFLGYASGVHAPGRTDPAGALAAAHHLNLAHGLAAQAIREELGEETNVSVTLNLHVTRPADPERPADLEAAHEVDLVGNHIFLGPLLDGSYPVELRELTAHLTDWSFVQPGDLVQIRQRLDVLGVNYYSTNYVRRREPGETATGGTGGHGDGAASPWVGLDRVEFLDPAGPLTDMGWNIEPDGLYELLTALDNAYDGLPLMVTENGAAFPDVVDEDGRVHDPERLDYVRRHLDAVARAIEDGADVRGYFVWSLLDNFEWAYGYTKRFGIVRVDYDTQVRTPKDSARWYAQVARTGELSELTDVQA; encoded by the coding sequence ATGAGCCCGCGCACGTTCCCCGAGTCCTTCGTGTGGGGCGCCGCGACCGCGGCGTACCAGATCGAGGGGGCCGCCTCCGAGGGCGGCCGGGGTCCCTCCATCTGGGACACGTTCTCCCACACCCCCGGCCGGACCGTGAACGGCGACACCGGGGACGTGGCCGCCGACCACTACCACCGGTGGCGCGAGGACGTCGCGCTCATGACCGAGCTGGGCCTCGACGCCTACCGGCTGTCGATCTCGTGGCCGCGCGTGCAGCCGGGCGGGCGCGGCGACCTCAACCCCGAGGGCGTCGCCTTCTACCGCGACCTCGTCGACGCGCTCCTCGAGGCCGGCATCAACCCGGTCGTGACGCTGTACCACTGGGACCTGCCGCAGGAGCTCGAGGACGAGGGCGGCTGGACCAACCGGGCGACCGCCTACGCCTTCGCCGAGTACGCGCGCGCCATGGCCCGGGAGCTCGGCGACCGCGTGGAGGTGTGGACCACGCTCAACGAGCCCTGGTGCAGCGCCTTCCTCGGCTACGCCTCCGGCGTCCACGCGCCCGGCCGCACCGACCCCGCCGGCGCGCTCGCCGCGGCGCACCACCTCAACCTCGCGCACGGCCTGGCCGCCCAGGCGATCCGCGAGGAGCTGGGCGAGGAGACCAACGTCTCCGTCACGCTCAACCTGCACGTCACCCGTCCGGCCGACCCCGAACGGCCGGCGGACCTCGAGGCGGCCCACGAGGTCGACCTCGTCGGGAACCACATCTTCCTCGGCCCGCTCCTGGACGGCTCGTACCCGGTCGAGCTGCGTGAGCTGACCGCGCACCTGACGGACTGGTCGTTCGTGCAGCCGGGCGACCTCGTGCAGATCCGCCAGCGCCTGGACGTGCTGGGGGTGAACTACTACTCGACGAACTACGTGCGCCGGCGCGAGCCGGGCGAGACCGCCACGGGCGGTACCGGCGGGCACGGGGACGGGGCGGCGAGCCCCTGGGTGGGGCTCGACCGGGTGGAGTTCCTCGACCCGGCCGGACCGCTCACCGACATGGGCTGGAACATCGAGCCCGACGGGCTCTACGAGCTCCTCACCGCCCTGGACAACGCCTACGACGGCCTGCCGCTCATGGTGACGGAGAACGGCGCCGCCTTCCCCGACGTGGTCGACGAGGACGGCCGGGTCCACGACCCGGAGCGGCTGGACTACGTCCGCCGCCACCTCGACGCCGTGGCCCGCGCGATCGAGGACGGCGCGGACGTGCGCGGCTACTTCGTGTGGTCCCTGCTCGACAACTTCGAGTGGGCGTACGGGTACACCAAGCGCTTCGGGATCGTCCGGGTCGACTACGACACGCAGGTGCGCACGCCGAAGGACTCCGCGCGCTGGTACGCCCAGGTCGCGCGGACCGGTGAGCTGTCCGAGCTGACAGACGTGCAGGCCTGA
- the glgB gene encoding 1,4-alpha-glucan branching protein GlgB yields MDREPHTEALSGAPSDPTAVPVPVDPGLLREVALGRYHDPHSVLGAHVGPAGVTVRTVRHLADAVAVVTAHETYEAVHEQDGVWVAVLPGDQIPDYRIRVTYGRETSVVDDPYRFLPSIGEMDRYLIGEGRHEELWNALGAHVRRFPGEIGEVHGVSFTVWAPNARAVRVVGDFNAWDGQGTSMRSLGSSGVWELFVPGLGAGTRYKFEIGYPDGSWHQKADPMARRTEEPPATASVVDESTYEWGDEDWMERRAASDPHTGPMSVYEVHLGSWRPGLSYRELADQLIEHVRRHGFTHVELMPVAEHPFGGSWGYQVTSYYAPSARFGTPDEFRFLVDSLHRAGIGVIVDWVPAHFPKDAWALARFDGTPLYEDPDPLRGEHQDWGTYVFNFGRREVRNFLVANALYWLEEFHVDGLRVDAVASMLYLDYSRQPGQWRPNVRGGRENLEAISFLQETNATAYRKVPGIVMIAEESTAFPGVTAPTSVGGLGFGLKWNMGWMNDTLRYLAEEPINRRYHHGELTFSLVYAFSEQFVLPLSHDEVVHGKGSLLTKMPGDRWQQLAGVRALLAYQWSHPGKQLLFMGQEFAQEAEWSEARGLDWWHMDDPGHAGVAALVARLNEVYRAHPALWSDDFSHTGFEWIEAGDGDHNTLSYLRRSKDGQDVVLCVMNFAGTPHEGYRVGFPMAGGWREVLNTDAAEYGGSGVGNLGRVEASEPMWHGRPASAALRVPPMGAVWFVPED; encoded by the coding sequence ATGGATCGTGAACCACACACCGAGGCCCTGTCCGGCGCGCCGTCCGACCCCACCGCCGTTCCGGTCCCCGTCGACCCGGGGCTGCTGCGGGAGGTCGCGCTCGGCCGGTACCACGACCCGCACTCGGTGCTGGGCGCCCACGTCGGGCCCGCCGGGGTGACCGTGCGCACCGTCCGCCACCTGGCCGACGCGGTGGCTGTCGTGACGGCCCACGAGACCTACGAGGCCGTCCACGAGCAGGACGGGGTCTGGGTGGCGGTGCTTCCCGGTGACCAGATCCCCGACTACCGGATCCGGGTGACCTACGGCCGCGAGACCTCCGTCGTCGACGACCCGTACCGGTTCCTGCCGTCCATCGGCGAGATGGACCGCTACCTCATCGGCGAGGGCCGGCACGAGGAGCTGTGGAACGCCCTGGGCGCCCACGTGCGCCGCTTCCCCGGCGAGATCGGCGAGGTGCACGGCGTGAGTTTCACCGTGTGGGCGCCGAACGCCCGGGCGGTGCGCGTGGTCGGCGACTTCAACGCCTGGGACGGCCAGGGCACCTCGATGCGTTCCCTCGGGTCCTCGGGCGTGTGGGAGCTGTTCGTGCCCGGCCTCGGCGCCGGCACGCGCTACAAGTTCGAGATCGGCTACCCCGACGGTTCCTGGCACCAGAAGGCCGACCCCATGGCCCGGCGCACCGAGGAGCCCCCGGCGACCGCCTCGGTCGTCGACGAGTCCACCTACGAGTGGGGCGACGAGGACTGGATGGAGCGGCGGGCCGCGTCCGACCCGCACACCGGGCCGATGAGCGTCTACGAGGTGCACCTGGGCTCCTGGCGGCCAGGCCTGAGCTACCGCGAGCTGGCCGACCAGCTCATCGAGCACGTGCGCCGGCACGGCTTCACGCACGTGGAGCTCATGCCCGTGGCGGAGCACCCCTTCGGCGGCTCCTGGGGCTACCAGGTCACCTCCTACTACGCGCCCAGCGCCCGCTTCGGCACGCCCGACGAGTTCCGCTTCCTCGTCGACAGCCTCCACCGGGCCGGCATCGGGGTGATCGTCGACTGGGTCCCCGCGCACTTCCCCAAGGACGCGTGGGCGCTCGCCCGGTTCGACGGCACCCCGCTGTACGAGGACCCGGACCCGCTGCGCGGCGAGCACCAGGACTGGGGCACGTACGTGTTCAACTTCGGCCGCCGGGAGGTGCGGAACTTCCTCGTCGCGAACGCCCTGTACTGGCTCGAGGAGTTCCACGTCGACGGGCTGCGCGTGGACGCCGTCGCCTCCATGCTCTACCTCGACTACTCCCGCCAGCCCGGCCAGTGGCGCCCCAACGTCCGCGGCGGTCGCGAGAACCTCGAGGCGATCAGCTTCCTGCAGGAGACCAACGCGACGGCCTACCGCAAGGTCCCGGGGATCGTGATGATCGCCGAGGAGTCCACCGCCTTCCCCGGGGTCACGGCGCCGACGTCGGTCGGCGGCCTCGGCTTCGGGCTGAAGTGGAACATGGGCTGGATGAACGACACCCTCCGCTACCTCGCGGAGGAGCCCATCAACCGTCGCTACCACCACGGCGAGCTGACGTTCTCGCTCGTGTACGCGTTCTCGGAGCAGTTCGTCCTGCCGCTGAGCCACGACGAGGTCGTGCACGGGAAGGGCTCCCTGCTGACCAAGATGCCGGGCGACCGGTGGCAGCAGCTCGCCGGGGTGCGCGCGCTCCTGGCCTACCAGTGGTCCCACCCGGGCAAGCAGCTGCTCTTCATGGGCCAGGAGTTCGCCCAGGAGGCCGAGTGGAGCGAGGCCCGGGGGCTGGACTGGTGGCACATGGACGACCCCGGGCACGCCGGCGTCGCCGCCCTCGTGGCCCGGCTCAACGAGGTCTACCGGGCGCACCCGGCCCTGTGGTCGGACGACTTCTCGCACACCGGCTTCGAGTGGATCGAGGCGGGCGACGGCGACCACAACACCCTCAGCTACCTGCGCCGCAGCAAGGACGGCCAGGACGTCGTCCTGTGCGTCATGAACTTCGCGGGCACCCCGCACGAGGGCTACCGCGTCGGCTTCCCGATGGCCGGCGGCTGGCGGGAGGTCCTCAACACCGACGCCGCCGAGTACGGCGGCTCCGGGGTGGGCAACCTCGGCCGGGTCGAGGCGAGCGAGCCGATGTGGCACGGCCGTCCGGCGTCGGCAGCGCTGCGTGTGCCGCCCATGGGTGCCGTCTGGTTCGTCCCCGAGGACTGA